The Vidua macroura isolate BioBank_ID:100142 chromosome 11, ASM2450914v1, whole genome shotgun sequence genome includes a region encoding these proteins:
- the CNEP1R1 gene encoding nuclear envelope phosphatase-regulatory subunit 1 — MNSLDQAEDLKAFERRLTEYIACLQPATGRWRMILIVVSVCTATGAWNWLIDPETQKVSFFTSLWNHPFFTISCITLIGLFFAGIHKRVVAPSIIAARCRTVLAEYNMSCDDTGKLILKPRPHVQ; from the exons atGAACTCCCTGGACCAGGCTGAGG ATCTCAAAGCTTTTGAAAGAAGACTTACTGAATACATTGCATGTTTGCAACCCGCTACAGGACGTTGGAGAA TGATTTTGATAGTGGTATCAGTCTGCACAGCAACTGGGGCTTGGAACTGGTTAATAGACCCAGAGACACAAAAG GTATCTTTTTTCACGTCACTTTGGAATCACCCATTTTTCACAATTAGCTGTATTACCCTAATAGGCTTGTTCTTTGCTGGAATACATAAAAGAGTGGTGGCACCATCAAT TATAGCAGCCCGATGCCGAACTGTTTTGGCAGAATATAATATGTCCTGTGATGAT actggaaaattaattttgaaaccTAGGCCTCATGTTCAATAA